From the genome of Papaver somniferum cultivar HN1 chromosome 2, ASM357369v1, whole genome shotgun sequence, one region includes:
- the LOC113352031 gene encoding extensin-1-like: protein MGNKGGMKDSTSLLFTTGALLVVIASLSFPLLADADSKPSHHGVYVSTPPPPKKPTYVPKPPPHKPYYMPPKSPKKPPVKHMPPPPYAPEDMPSTVDTLPAPVVYKVFKSPPIVVTIPGHPKSPPKGKSPPPPKMKKLFPPPPPKKKFPPPPKKKFRPPLY from the coding sequence ATGGGAAACAAAGGAGGGATGAAAGACTCAACGTCTCTCTTGTTTACTACTGGTGCTCTTCTTGTAGTAATAGCATCCTTGAGTTTTCCACTTCTTGCTGATGCGGATTCTAAACCTTCACACCATGGAGTATATGTGtctacaccaccaccaccaaagaaGCCAACCTATGTGCCTAAACCACCACCTCATAAACCATATTATATGCCTCCGAAATCACCAAAGAAGCCTCCAGTAAAGCATATGCCTCCACCACCATATGCGCCAGAGGATATGCCTTCTACAGTCGATACGCTTCCGGCGCCAGTGGTTTATAAGGTGTTTAAGTCGCCACCAATTGTTGTAACAATACCAGGGCACCCGAAATCTCCACCAAAGGGGAAATCTCCACCACCGCCAAAGATGAAGAAATtattcccaccaccaccaccaaagaaGAAATTCCCTCCCCCACCAAAGAAGAAATTCCGTCCCCCACTTTATTAA